A single region of the Sorghum bicolor cultivar BTx623 chromosome 7, Sorghum_bicolor_NCBIv3, whole genome shotgun sequence genome encodes:
- the LOC8076568 gene encoding aquaporin NIP3-2 — protein MGDVTAVAVPPMQTSESNKISIIISPRAATSKIMPFELIHAGSVSSRPHADVAESSGAHATHHHRWNQGLPKINAVPLIKKVGAEFLGTFILIFTVSSTIIMNEQHDGVESLLGIATSAGLAVTVLVLSLIHISGCHLNPAVSIAMAVFGHLPLAHILPYVAAQILGSIAASFTVKGIYHPVNPGIATIPKVGTTEAFFLEFITTFVLLFIITALATDPHAVKELIAVAVGATIMMNALVAGPSTEASMNPARTLGPAIATCRYTQIWIYMVATPLGAIAGTGAYVAIKL, from the exons ATGGGTGATGTGACTGCAGTTGCAGTCCCTCCCATGCAGACAAGCGAGAGCAACAAGATTTCCATCATCATCTCCCCAAGGGCTGCAACCTCCAAGATTATGCCATTTGAGCTGATCCATGCCGGCAGCGTCAGCTCACGACCACATGCTGATGTTGCTGAATCCTCTGGTGCTCATGCAACTCACCATCACCGATGGAATCAAGGCTTACCAAAGATCAATGCAGTTCCTCTGATCAAGAAG GTGGGCGCAGAATTCCTTGGCACATTCATACTGATCTTCACCGTGTCTTCCACCATCATCATGAATGAACAGCATGATGGCGTCGAGAGCCTGCTCGGCATTGCGACCTCTGCAGGTTTAGCCGTCACTGTTCTTGTTCTGTCCCTCATCCACATATCTGGCTGCCACCTGAACCCAGCAGTCAGCATCGCCATGGCTGTATTTGGCCACCTCCCACTTGCTCACATCCTGCCTTACGTGGCTGCACAAATTCTGGGCTCCATTGCTGCCTCCTTCACTGTCAAGGGCATCTACCATCCAGTGAACCCTGGGATCGCCACCATACCAAAGGTTGGCACTACTGAAGCTTTCTTCCTTGAGTTCATCACGACATTCGTGCTTCTGTTCATCATCACCGCTCTGGCCACTGATCCCCATGCA GTGAAAGAGTTGATAGCAGTGGCAGTTGGGGCAACAATAATGATGAATGCTCTTGTCGCAGG ACCATCAACAGAAGCATCAATGAATCCTGCACGCACACTTGGACCAGCAATTGCTACCTGTAGATACACTCAGATTTGGATCTACATGGTGGCAACGCCGCTGGGCGCTATAGCTGGAACTGGAGCCTATGTTGCAATTAAGCTGTAG